The Streptomyces luteogriseus genome includes a window with the following:
- a CDS encoding glycosyltransferase family 87 protein → MKTTGTRRSLAWLPVVWCLSRLVLLLFVLKVYVFPGPDVTSDVQVIYQGWYDVLSTGTFPLNDVTWQYPPAAALAILSPGLLPFLDYATAFYVLVCVTDLAVLALMTCAGRRPGRSLRGAWVWVIGVPLLGPTVYARYDVMVTAVAMAALLAGARHPRAMGALAAFGALLKVWPAMLLLAARRRSAWVSALVTGTVVTGVFALAMPGAFAFLTFQRDRGTEVESLGALVFHVARHFGWRGEVKLNYGSIEFLGPYVSEVSTGALFLTGAAFGWLVLWRLLARRFAEHTLADAAFVAVLMFTTTSRVISPQYMVWLVGLAAVCLYFPGSRMRLPVALVLVACFVTVLEFPFYFANVVASDGLGLTLLFLRNGLLVAAALIAARALWRATVPSVAPPASVPSQPTRAGETPVSP, encoded by the coding sequence GTGAAGACGACGGGCACGAGGCGGTCCCTGGCATGGCTGCCGGTGGTCTGGTGTCTCTCCAGGCTGGTGCTGCTGCTGTTCGTCCTGAAGGTGTACGTCTTCCCGGGCCCGGACGTGACGAGCGACGTGCAGGTGATCTACCAGGGCTGGTACGACGTCCTGAGCACAGGAACGTTCCCGCTGAACGACGTCACCTGGCAGTACCCGCCCGCCGCCGCGCTGGCGATCCTCTCCCCCGGCCTGCTGCCCTTCCTGGACTACGCGACCGCGTTCTACGTCCTGGTCTGCGTCACCGACCTGGCCGTGCTGGCCCTGATGACGTGCGCGGGCCGCCGCCCGGGCCGTTCGCTGCGCGGCGCCTGGGTGTGGGTGATCGGCGTCCCCCTGCTCGGCCCGACGGTGTACGCCCGCTACGACGTGATGGTCACGGCCGTGGCGATGGCCGCCCTGCTCGCGGGCGCCCGGCACCCTAGGGCGATGGGGGCCCTGGCCGCCTTCGGGGCGCTGCTGAAGGTGTGGCCCGCGATGCTGCTCCTCGCCGCCCGCCGGCGCAGTGCCTGGGTGTCGGCGCTGGTGACCGGCACCGTGGTGACGGGGGTGTTCGCGCTGGCCATGCCGGGCGCGTTCGCGTTCCTGACCTTCCAGCGCGACCGGGGCACCGAGGTGGAGTCGCTGGGCGCGCTGGTCTTCCACGTCGCCCGGCACTTCGGCTGGCGGGGCGAGGTGAAGCTGAACTACGGCTCGATCGAGTTCCTCGGGCCGTACGTGAGCGAGGTGAGCACCGGCGCGCTGTTCCTGACCGGGGCGGCCTTCGGCTGGCTGGTGCTGTGGCGGCTGCTGGCCCGCCGCTTCGCGGAGCACACGCTCGCCGACGCGGCCTTCGTCGCCGTGCTGATGTTCACCACCACCAGCCGGGTGATCAGCCCGCAGTACATGGTGTGGCTGGTCGGGCTGGCGGCGGTCTGCCTGTACTTCCCCGGCAGCCGGATGCGGCTGCCGGTCGCCCTGGTACTGGTGGCCTGCTTCGTGACGGTGCTGGAGTTCCCGTTCTACTTCGCCAACGTGGTGGCCAGTGACGGCCTCGGCCTCACCCTGCTGTTCCTGCGCAACGGCCTGCTGGTGGCCGCGGCCCTGATCGCGGCCCGCGCCCTGTGGCGGGCGACCGTCCCGTCCGTCGCACCGCCGGCTTCCGTGCCTTCCCAGCCGACCCGGGCGGGCGAGACCCCCGTCTCCCCCTGA
- a CDS encoding glycosyltransferase family 4 protein, with the protein MRKTLIVTNDFPPRPGGIQAFLHNMALRLDPQQLVVYASTWKRTREGVEATRAFDAEQPFTVVRDRTTMLLPTPGATRRAVGLLREHGCTSVWFGAAAPLGLMAPALRGAGAERLVATTHGHEAGWAQLPAARQLLRRIGDATDTITYLGEYTRSRIAPALTPEAGARMAQLPPGVDEKTFHPGSGGDEVRARLGLTDRPVVVCVSRLVRRKGQDTLIRALPRILAAEPDTVLLIVGGGPYEKDLRRLAHETGVASSVRFTGAVPWSELPAHYGAGDVFAMPCRTRRGGLDVEGLGIVYLEASATGLPVVAGDSGGAPDAVLDGETGWVVKGGSPEEAADRITVLLGDAELRRRMGERGREWVEEKWRWDLLAERLKALL; encoded by the coding sequence GTGCGCAAGACCCTGATCGTGACGAACGACTTCCCGCCCCGGCCCGGCGGCATCCAGGCCTTCCTGCACAACATGGCGCTGCGGCTGGACCCGCAGCAGCTGGTCGTCTACGCCTCGACCTGGAAGCGGACCCGGGAGGGCGTCGAGGCGACCCGCGCCTTCGACGCCGAGCAGCCCTTCACCGTCGTACGGGACCGCACGACCATGCTGCTCCCGACCCCGGGCGCCACCCGGCGGGCCGTCGGTCTGCTGCGGGAGCACGGCTGCACCTCGGTGTGGTTCGGGGCGGCGGCCCCGCTCGGCCTGATGGCCCCGGCGCTGCGCGGGGCGGGCGCCGAGCGGCTGGTCGCCACCACGCACGGCCACGAGGCCGGCTGGGCCCAGTTGCCCGCCGCCCGGCAGCTGCTGCGCCGGATCGGCGACGCCACGGACACGATCACCTACCTCGGCGAGTACACCCGCTCGCGGATCGCCCCCGCCCTGACGCCCGAGGCCGGTGCCCGGATGGCGCAGCTGCCGCCCGGCGTCGACGAGAAGACCTTCCACCCCGGCTCGGGCGGCGACGAGGTGCGGGCCCGGCTGGGTCTGACGGACCGGCCCGTGGTCGTCTGCGTCTCCCGGCTGGTGCGGCGCAAGGGGCAGGACACCCTGATCCGGGCCCTGCCCCGCATCCTCGCCGCCGAGCCCGACACCGTCCTGCTGATCGTCGGCGGCGGCCCCTACGAGAAGGACCTGCGGCGCCTCGCGCACGAGACGGGCGTCGCCTCCTCCGTGCGCTTCACCGGCGCCGTGCCCTGGTCGGAGCTGCCCGCCCACTACGGCGCCGGCGACGTCTTCGCGATGCCCTGCCGCACCCGCCGCGGCGGCCTGGACGTCGAGGGCCTCGGCATCGTCTACCTGGAGGCCTCCGCGACGGGCCTGCCGGTCGTGGCCGGCGACTCGGGCGGCGCCCCGGACGCGGTCCTCGACGGCGAGACCGGCTGGGTGGTGAAGGGCGGTTCCCCCGAGGAGGCCGCCGACCGGATCACCGTCCTCCTCGGCGACGCCGAGCTGCGCCGCAGGATGGGGGAGCGGGGCCGGGAGTGGGTCGAGGAGAAGTGGCGCTGGGACCTGCTCGCGGAGCGGCTCAAAGCTTTGCTGTAG